One stretch of Sinomonas terrae DNA includes these proteins:
- a CDS encoding helix-turn-helix domain-containing protein: MDELVALYEQGMSLPELGERFGLYHRTVTAHLVRRSVPMPKRGIKEEQTPEAVRLYEDGMTLTEVGLRFGVSQQAVRRAVAAKGVEIRPRGRRPLPSALVGDGSDDAEQPATSQ; this comes from the coding sequence GTGGACGAGCTGGTCGCGTTGTATGAGCAGGGGATGAGCCTGCCCGAGCTCGGTGAGAGGTTCGGGCTCTACCACCGCACCGTGACGGCACACCTCGTGCGCCGGTCCGTGCCGATGCCGAAGAGGGGGATCAAGGAAGAGCAGACGCCCGAGGCTGTGCGCCTCTACGAGGATGGGATGACGTTGACGGAGGTCGGACTGCGCTTCGGCGTGAGCCAGCAAGCAGTACGAAGGGCGGTGGCTGCCAAAGGCGTGGAGATCCGGCCCCGCGGTCGCCGCCCTCTTCCCAGTGCGTTGGTCGGCGATGGCTCTGATGATGCCGAGCAACCCGCGACTTCGCAATGA
- the mobF gene encoding MobF family relaxase: MRLMSAGEGYRYLLRTVAAGDGTRPLSTPLTRYYSAEGTPPGRWLGSGIADLGDGRLREGDTVSEVQLQLLIGMGRDPVSGDPLGRAYPAYATRAERIQKRTQALGPGLSDGEREAAVAHIAAEEEAALSRRAVAGYDFTFSIPKSASVLWAVADAGTQERIAGAHHAAVADVVAYMEREVAATRAGATDRNGAVAQVDVAGLIATAYDHFDSRAGDPHLHTHVVISNKARTVLDGRWRSLDSRPMHAATVALSELHEAVFADYLTRALGAGWEARDRGRDRNPAWAIAAVPEQLVAEFSQRSRHIDQEKDRLIAQYVARHGRQPSDTTVIKLRAQATLATRPEKEVRSLADLTAQWRQRASRFLGSDATSWARTLTENGEPLMLRADDVPLEAIASLGASVVEAVGEKRSTWRRWNLTAEAARQTMGYRFATTEDREAVVGLVVDAAEAASLRLTPPELATSPAVFQRSDGTSVFRPKHSAVFSSEVLLAAEDRLLERARATTGPTASLTTVEKVTARPGREGRVLAGDQAAALARVAVCGRIVDVLVGPAGAGKTTAMSALRRAWEAEHGAGSVVGLAPSAVAAQVLADDLGIQTENTAKWWDTHERTGQSFRRGQLVILDEASLAGTLSLDRITNLAAEAGAKVLLVGDHTQLQSVDAGGAFGMLVHDRDDAPELADVHRFTNAWEKAASLGLRRGRTEAIDTYIEHGRVLEGETEAMIDAAYTAWRVDLLAGMATVLVADSNEAVTALNERARTELILDGTVHGPREVELHDGTRAAAGDAVITRRNDRRLRDGRCWVRNGDRWTVTEVREDGSLALRRAGRKRGGAVVLPAAYAAEHVDLGYAVTSYRAQGITVDTSHLLVDASMTRENLYVAMTRGRENNRAYVATDWSDAAHEGPHPGDNTEATARSVLHAVLQHVGAEPSAHQTIAAEQDQWGSIAQLAAEYETIAAAAQHNRWENLIRSSGLTEEQADAAIASGAFGAFAAELRRAEANHHDVEALLPRLVAAHGFTDADDIAAVLHHRLARATARPVGSGRTRNAPRLIAGLIPEALGPMTAEMHQALTERRDLIEARADALLNSALAENASWTMVLGTPPKDAKTVATWRRLARTVAAYRDRYGIKDNVTLGAPAANEAQKIDAGRAQTALGRARSLASTERQDRERMRRTGTARVGPSL; this comes from the coding sequence ATGCGGTTGATGTCGGCGGGAGAGGGCTACAGGTACCTCCTGCGGACTGTCGCTGCCGGGGACGGCACCCGGCCGCTCTCGACGCCGTTGACCCGGTATTACAGCGCCGAAGGGACCCCGCCCGGGCGCTGGCTCGGCTCCGGGATCGCCGACCTCGGCGACGGGCGGCTTCGCGAAGGCGACACGGTTTCCGAGGTGCAGCTTCAGCTGCTGATCGGGATGGGCCGTGACCCGGTCAGCGGGGACCCGCTTGGCCGCGCATACCCGGCGTACGCCACCCGTGCCGAGCGGATCCAGAAGCGCACGCAGGCGCTCGGCCCGGGCCTCAGCGACGGCGAACGGGAGGCGGCGGTTGCGCACATCGCAGCGGAAGAGGAGGCGGCCCTGTCGCGACGTGCGGTCGCGGGTTATGACTTCACGTTCTCGATCCCGAAGTCCGCCTCCGTGCTCTGGGCCGTCGCCGACGCCGGGACGCAGGAGAGGATCGCGGGGGCGCACCATGCGGCGGTCGCGGACGTGGTTGCGTACATGGAGCGCGAGGTTGCGGCCACGCGTGCGGGTGCAACCGACCGCAACGGGGCGGTCGCCCAGGTCGACGTCGCAGGCCTGATCGCGACCGCGTACGATCACTTCGACTCCCGGGCGGGGGACCCGCACCTGCACACCCACGTCGTGATCTCCAACAAGGCCAGGACCGTGCTCGATGGCAGGTGGCGCAGCCTGGACTCCCGCCCGATGCACGCGGCGACTGTTGCCCTGTCCGAACTCCACGAAGCCGTGTTCGCCGACTACCTCACCCGTGCCCTCGGGGCCGGGTGGGAGGCCCGCGATCGCGGCCGCGACCGAAACCCGGCCTGGGCCATCGCAGCCGTCCCCGAGCAGTTGGTGGCAGAGTTCTCCCAACGGTCGCGGCACATCGACCAGGAGAAGGACCGGCTGATCGCGCAGTACGTGGCGCGGCACGGCCGCCAGCCATCGGACACGACGGTCATCAAGCTCCGCGCCCAGGCCACCCTGGCCACCCGCCCGGAGAAGGAGGTCCGCTCGCTCGCGGATCTGACCGCCCAGTGGCGGCAGCGCGCAAGCCGCTTTCTGGGTTCGGATGCGACCTCGTGGGCGCGCACCCTCACCGAGAACGGGGAGCCGCTGATGTTGCGCGCCGACGACGTGCCTCTCGAGGCGATCGCCTCCCTCGGCGCGAGCGTGGTGGAGGCGGTGGGGGAGAAGAGGTCCACGTGGCGGCGGTGGAACCTCACCGCGGAGGCGGCACGGCAGACGATGGGCTACCGGTTCGCCACGACCGAGGACCGGGAGGCCGTCGTCGGGCTCGTCGTGGACGCCGCCGAAGCCGCGTCGCTGCGGCTGACCCCGCCGGAGCTCGCCACCAGCCCCGCGGTGTTCCAGCGCTCGGACGGGACCAGCGTGTTCCGGCCGAAGCACTCGGCAGTCTTCTCCTCCGAGGTCCTGCTGGCGGCCGAAGACCGCCTCCTCGAACGCGCCCGCGCCACCACCGGCCCGACCGCCTCGCTGACGACGGTCGAGAAGGTCACCGCCAGGCCTGGCCGGGAGGGCCGGGTGCTCGCGGGCGACCAGGCCGCGGCGCTGGCCAGGGTCGCCGTCTGCGGGCGCATCGTGGACGTCCTCGTAGGCCCCGCCGGGGCCGGCAAGACCACAGCGATGAGCGCCCTGCGGCGGGCGTGGGAGGCCGAGCACGGGGCCGGCTCGGTCGTCGGCCTCGCCCCCTCCGCCGTGGCCGCGCAGGTCCTCGCCGACGACCTCGGCATCCAGACGGAGAACACCGCCAAATGGTGGGACACCCACGAGCGCACGGGGCAGTCGTTCCGCAGGGGCCAGCTCGTCATCCTCGACGAGGCCTCCCTCGCCGGAACCCTCTCCCTCGACCGGATCACGAACCTGGCCGCCGAGGCGGGGGCGAAGGTGCTCCTGGTGGGCGACCACACCCAGCTCCAGTCGGTCGACGCCGGCGGAGCGTTCGGGATGCTCGTGCACGACCGGGACGACGCCCCAGAGCTCGCCGACGTGCACCGCTTCACCAATGCCTGGGAGAAGGCCGCCTCCCTCGGCCTGCGGCGCGGGCGCACCGAGGCCATCGACACCTACATAGAGCACGGCCGCGTCCTCGAGGGGGAGACGGAGGCGATGATCGATGCCGCCTACACGGCTTGGCGCGTCGACCTCCTGGCCGGGATGGCGACGGTGCTGGTGGCCGACTCGAACGAGGCCGTCACCGCGTTGAACGAGCGGGCGCGCACCGAGCTGATCCTCGACGGCACCGTCCACGGGCCGCGTGAGGTCGAACTGCACGACGGCACTCGCGCCGCGGCCGGGGATGCGGTCATCACACGCCGCAACGACCGCCGCCTCCGCGACGGCCGCTGCTGGGTCCGCAACGGCGACAGATGGACGGTCACCGAGGTGCGCGAGGACGGCTCCCTCGCCCTTCGCCGCGCGGGGCGCAAGCGAGGAGGCGCAGTCGTGCTCCCGGCTGCTTACGCGGCCGAGCACGTTGATCTGGGCTACGCGGTCACCTCCTATCGAGCCCAGGGCATCACGGTCGACACCTCACACCTCCTGGTCGACGCGAGCATGACCAGGGAGAACCTCTATGTCGCCATGACCCGGGGCAGGGAGAACAACCGCGCGTACGTCGCGACCGACTGGTCCGACGCCGCGCATGAGGGGCCGCACCCTGGCGACAACACCGAGGCCACCGCCCGAAGCGTCCTGCACGCGGTGCTCCAGCACGTCGGCGCCGAGCCCTCCGCCCACCAGACGATCGCCGCCGAGCAGGACCAGTGGGGGTCGATCGCCCAGCTCGCCGCCGAATACGAGACCATCGCCGCAGCCGCCCAGCACAACCGCTGGGAGAACCTCATCCGATCCTCAGGACTCACCGAAGAACAGGCAGACGCGGCGATCGCCTCCGGTGCGTTCGGGGCATTCGCCGCAGAGCTGCGCCGCGCCGAAGCCAACCACCACGACGTCGAAGCCCTGCTGCCCCGCCTCGTCGCCGCACACGGGTTCACCGACGCCGACGACATCGCCGCCGTTCTCCACCACCGCCTCGCCCGGGCCACCGCCCGCCCCGTCGGCTCCGGACGCACAAGGAACGCCCCGCGGCTGATCGCCGGGCTCATCCCCGAAGCCCTCGGCCCCATGACCGCCGAGATGCACCAAGCGCTCACCGAGCGGCGGGACCTCATCGAAGCCCGCGCAGACGCCCTCCTCAACTCCGCGCTCGCCGAAAACGCGAGCTGGACTATGGTGCTCGGCACACCGCCGAAGGACGCCAAAACCGTCGCGACCTGGCGGCGCCTCGCACGCACGGTCGCTGCCTACCGCGACCGCTACGGGATCAAAGACAATGTCACGCTCGGAGCGCCAGCGGCGAACGAGGCACAGAAGATCGACGCCGGCCGCGCCCAGACGGCCCTCGGCCGAGCACGAAGTCTCGCCTCGACCGAGCGGCAGGATCGGGAACGCATGCGCCGCACCGGGACCGCGCGAGTCGGGCCGTCGCTATAG
- the istA gene encoding IS21 family transposase, producing the protein MISLEDWAEIRRLHRAEGVPIKQIAASLGVGRNTVRRALRAEGPPSRARAPRGSVVDAYEPQVRVLLARFPKMPATVIAERIQWPYSLTTLKDRVRAIRPEYVGLDPVDRTSYRPGEVAQCDLWFPEPKIPVAPGQERMLPVLVMTLGFSRFMLAEMIPSRQGGDILAGMWSLVSRIGRVPRTLVWDREAAIGGTGKVTAPAAAFAGTLAARILLAPPRDPEFKGMVERANGFLETSFLPGRAFASPQDFNAQLAGWLERANARTVRATQARPAEALETERPHMLPMPPVAPAMGLHHRVRLSRDYCVRVDSNDYSVDPRAIGRFVEVKATSSEVTVHCDGALVAVHERSWGRYQLVADPRHRETAKDMRRALAAERRKAQPRRHADGHPVALRALPDYDALFGVDFDPATSIREASTT; encoded by the coding sequence GTGATTTCTTTGGAGGATTGGGCAGAGATCCGCCGTCTTCATCGGGCCGAGGGTGTGCCGATCAAGCAGATAGCCGCTTCGCTGGGAGTTGGCCGGAACACCGTTCGGAGGGCTCTGCGTGCGGAGGGTCCTCCTTCTCGTGCCCGTGCTCCTCGGGGGTCGGTGGTGGACGCGTACGAGCCGCAGGTTCGGGTCCTGCTGGCGCGGTTCCCGAAGATGCCCGCCACTGTGATCGCCGAGAGGATCCAGTGGCCGTATTCGCTCACGACGCTCAAGGACCGCGTCCGCGCGATCCGTCCCGAGTACGTCGGCCTCGATCCGGTGGACCGCACCAGCTATCGGCCCGGCGAGGTGGCCCAGTGCGACCTGTGGTTCCCGGAGCCGAAGATCCCCGTGGCGCCCGGCCAGGAGCGCATGCTGCCGGTGCTGGTGATGACGCTCGGCTTCTCGCGGTTCATGCTGGCGGAGATGATCCCGTCCCGGCAGGGCGGGGACATCCTGGCCGGGATGTGGTCGCTGGTCAGCAGGATCGGCCGGGTCCCCAGGACCCTGGTCTGGGACCGGGAAGCCGCGATCGGCGGCACGGGGAAGGTCACCGCCCCTGCGGCGGCGTTCGCGGGGACGCTGGCGGCGAGGATCCTGCTGGCCCCGCCACGGGACCCGGAGTTCAAGGGCATGGTCGAGCGCGCGAACGGGTTCCTGGAGACCTCGTTCCTGCCCGGGCGGGCCTTCGCCTCTCCGCAGGACTTCAACGCCCAGCTGGCCGGATGGCTCGAGCGGGCGAACGCTCGCACCGTCAGGGCCACCCAGGCCCGCCCGGCCGAGGCCCTCGAGACGGAGCGGCCGCACATGCTCCCGATGCCGCCGGTGGCCCCGGCCATGGGCCTGCACCACCGGGTGAGGCTCTCGCGGGACTACTGCGTGCGCGTTGACTCGAACGACTACAGCGTCGACCCGAGGGCGATCGGCAGGTTCGTCGAGGTCAAGGCAACGTCCTCGGAGGTCACCGTGCACTGCGACGGCGCCCTGGTCGCCGTCCACGAGCGCTCCTGGGGCAGGTACCAGCTGGTCGCCGACCCCCGGCACCGCGAGACCGCCAAGGACATGCGCCGGGCCCTGGCCGCCGAACGCCGCAAGGCCCAGCCGCGGCGGCACGCGGACGGGCACCCGGTCGCGCTGCGCGCCCTGCCGGACTACGACGCCCTCTTCGGCGTCGACTTCGACCCCGCCACATCGATCAGGGAGGCATCGACAACATGA
- the istB gene encoding IS21-like element helper ATPase IstB: protein MTPAATTAQKDSPAQPAEGIPSQLAYLTRVLKTPTIGRVWQELAAHARDENWSHEEYLAAVLQRQLADRESAGTTMRIRTAHFPAVKTIEDFNLDHLPSLRRDLLAHLATATFVPKAENVILLGPPGIGKTHLAIGLGVKACQAGYSVMFDTANNWIARLSAAHHAGVLEAELKKIRRYKLIIVDEVGYIPFDQDAANLFFQLVATRYEQGAILVTSNLPFGRWGETFSDDVVAAAMIDRLVHHAEVLTLTGDSYRTRQRRELLAKDNRTAND from the coding sequence ATGACGCCCGCAGCCACCACAGCCCAGAAGGACTCCCCGGCCCAGCCGGCCGAGGGCATCCCGTCCCAGCTCGCATACCTCACCCGCGTGCTCAAGACCCCGACCATCGGCAGGGTCTGGCAAGAGCTCGCCGCGCACGCCAGGGACGAGAACTGGTCCCACGAGGAGTACCTCGCAGCCGTCCTGCAGCGCCAGCTCGCCGACCGAGAGAGCGCGGGCACCACCATGCGGATCCGCACCGCGCACTTCCCGGCCGTGAAGACGATCGAGGACTTCAACCTCGACCACCTCCCGTCCCTGCGCCGGGACCTCCTCGCCCATCTGGCCACCGCGACGTTCGTGCCCAAGGCCGAGAACGTGATCCTTCTCGGCCCTCCCGGAATCGGCAAGACGCACCTGGCCATCGGCCTGGGCGTCAAGGCGTGCCAGGCCGGATACTCGGTCATGTTCGACACCGCCAACAACTGGATCGCCCGGCTCTCCGCCGCCCACCACGCCGGGGTGCTCGAAGCTGAGCTGAAGAAGATCCGACGCTACAAGCTGATAATCGTGGACGAGGTCGGCTACATCCCCTTCGACCAGGACGCGGCCAACCTCTTCTTCCAGCTCGTCGCGACCCGATACGAGCAGGGCGCCATCCTGGTCACCTCGAACCTGCCCTTCGGCCGCTGGGGCGAGACCTTCTCCGACGACGTGGTCGCCGCCGCGATGATCGACCGCCTCGTCCACCACGCGGAAGTCCTCACCCTCACCGGAGACTCCTACCGCACCCGCCAACGCCGCGAACTCCTCGCCAAGGACAACCGCACGGCCAACGACTGA
- a CDS encoding nuclear transport factor 2 family protein, with protein sequence MGAEENVELVRRGDEAFNAGDMETLRELFAEDAVWHASGSGVLSGVKRGRKEILAYFAELGGRSQGTLKVIVNEIIGGESHTVQLQHNHAEANGRTLDTDGVITFRIRDGKVIEGREYFEDTGQGDAFWA encoded by the coding sequence ATGGGAGCCGAAGAGAACGTTGAGCTGGTGCGGCGAGGAGACGAGGCGTTCAATGCAGGCGATATGGAGACTCTGCGCGAACTGTTCGCGGAGGACGCCGTCTGGCATGCTTCGGGCAGCGGAGTGCTCTCTGGCGTGAAGCGGGGGCGGAAGGAGATCCTGGCGTACTTCGCCGAACTGGGGGGACGGTCGCAGGGAACCCTGAAGGTCATCGTCAACGAAATCATCGGAGGGGAATCCCACACCGTCCAGCTGCAGCACAACCACGCCGAGGCAAATGGCAGGACCCTCGACACAGACGGCGTGATCACCTTCCGGATCCGGGACGGAAAGGTGATCGAGGGCCGCGAGTACTTCGAGGACACCGGGCAGGGTGACGCGTTCTGGGCCTAG
- a CDS encoding IS1380 family transposase gives MLVSHSPAAVAVSFDEPNLVSAAGLVPVMRLAEAAGLQTLADEHLSVPTDKGANAGLKLAALVAGMVAGADSIDDMALLRHGGMKKLFKVCYAPSTLGSFLRAFAFGHVRQLDAVAARFLANLAARAPLLGNPEEGDFVFVDVDDTIVEVHGYAKQGSGYGYSGVRGLNALLATATTKDTAPVVLAQRLRKGAANSSRGASRLVADALSALRRTGTAGRVLVRADSAFYGHPAVSAARAAGAEVSVTVRLDPAVRRAVSSIPAEAWTTIEYTDAVFDEAAGAWVSRAEVAEVPFTAFASRKKAERVSGRLVVRRIPELNPKVPDGQGTLFEIHRHHAFFTTVSAEDLGTVAADATHRAHAVIEQVHADLKDSALAHLPSGKFAANSAWLVAAVMAFNLARAAGTLAGTAFARARTGTIRRKLVSVPARIASSARKIRLRLPETWPWQAAWEKLFTTAHAPPATA, from the coding sequence GTGTTAGTTTCCCACAGTCCCGCCGCGGTGGCGGTGTCCTTCGACGAGCCGAATCTGGTCTCCGCTGCGGGGCTGGTGCCGGTGATGCGCTTGGCCGAGGCAGCTGGTCTCCAAACCCTGGCGGACGAGCATCTGAGCGTGCCAACGGACAAGGGCGCCAACGCCGGGCTCAAGCTCGCCGCGCTGGTGGCCGGGATGGTCGCCGGGGCGGACTCGATCGACGACATGGCCCTGCTGCGGCACGGGGGCATGAAGAAGCTGTTCAAGGTCTGCTACGCGCCCTCGACCCTAGGCTCGTTCCTGCGCGCCTTCGCGTTTGGGCACGTGCGCCAATTGGACGCGGTCGCCGCCCGATTCCTGGCGAACCTGGCCGCCCGGGCACCGCTGCTGGGGAACCCCGAGGAGGGGGACTTCGTGTTTGTGGACGTCGACGACACGATCGTCGAGGTCCACGGCTACGCCAAGCAGGGATCCGGGTACGGGTACTCCGGGGTTCGCGGGCTGAACGCCCTGCTGGCCACCGCCACCACGAAGGACACCGCCCCGGTCGTCCTGGCCCAGCGCCTGCGCAAGGGGGCCGCGAACTCCTCCCGCGGGGCCTCCCGGCTGGTCGCCGATGCGCTCTCGGCCCTGCGCCGGACCGGCACCGCCGGGCGGGTGCTGGTGCGGGCCGACTCGGCGTTCTACGGCCACCCCGCCGTCTCGGCCGCCCGCGCCGCAGGGGCCGAGGTCTCGGTCACGGTCCGTCTGGACCCGGCCGTGAGGCGCGCCGTCAGCTCCATCCCGGCCGAGGCGTGGACGACGATCGAGTACACGGACGCCGTCTTCGACGAGGCCGCCGGCGCCTGGGTCTCCCGCGCGGAGGTCGCCGAGGTCCCGTTCACCGCGTTCGCCTCCCGGAAGAAGGCCGAACGGGTGAGCGGGCGGCTTGTCGTGCGCCGGATCCCGGAGCTGAACCCCAAGGTCCCCGACGGGCAGGGCACCCTGTTCGAGATCCACCGCCACCACGCCTTCTTCACCACCGTCTCCGCCGAGGACCTCGGCACCGTGGCCGCCGATGCCACCCACCGGGCCCATGCCGTGATCGAGCAGGTCCACGCCGATCTGAAGGACTCGGCCCTGGCCCACCTGCCCTCCGGGAAGTTCGCCGCGAACTCGGCCTGGCTCGTCGCCGCGGTCATGGCGTTCAACCTCGCCCGCGCCGCCGGGACCCTCGCCGGCACCGCGTTCGCCAGAGCCCGCACCGGCACCATCCGCCGCAAGCTCGTGAGCGTCCCGGCCAGGATCGCCTCCAGCGCCCGGAAGATCCGCCTCCGCCTGCCCGAGACCTGGCCATGGCAGGCCGCGTGGGAAAAGCTCTTCACCACCGCCCACGCACCTCCGGCCACAGCGTAG
- a CDS encoding cold-shock protein, whose product MNAGRSEFVQDRAVGVSAAFHGRPHPGTPPERNTRQSTSRVKVCKDGPIDPDDSWAEAFAHYSEIDAPGFRSLHEGQKVEYEVGHGHKGPQAQKIRPRPRESACRVLAGGHTSSSAPGLSRSGESSTADCGRERCPAGLALIHRSAAVPE is encoded by the coding sequence TTGAACGCAGGCCGGTCCGAGTTCGTTCAGGATCGGGCGGTCGGAGTCTCTGCTGCGTTTCATGGCCGGCCACACCCGGGGACGCCCCCTGAGCGCAACACACGTCAAAGCACGTCTCGCGTCAAAGTATGCAAGGATGGCCCCATCGACCCAGACGACAGCTGGGCGGAAGCCTTCGCCCACTACTCGGAGATTGACGCGCCCGGCTTCCGCTCTCTCCACGAGGGCCAGAAGGTCGAGTACGAGGTGGGGCACGGACACAAGGGCCCGCAGGCCCAGAAGATCCGCCCCCGACCCCGGGAGTCCGCGTGTCGCGTCCTCGCGGGGGGCCATACATCCAGCAGTGCACCCGGACTGAGTCGCTCCGGTGAGAGTTCGACGGCGGACTGCGGCCGGGAGCGTTGCCCGGCTGGCTTAGCCTTGATCCACCGATCCGCGGCCGTTCCTGAGTAG
- a CDS encoding HD domain-containing phosphohydrolase, whose translation MSTESSSTLQTFDQIWLPGWSLARSRSRDRLRALGAKDFCRSLQARSANGRSQSQRDAGECVGELFGLRNRSAERARGVQTCLMDSGGGSSIRFAELLAALSLATDLANGFPAEKGLRNCLLAVLIGQDLGLGEEELADVYYFGLLRSVGCTSFAFEEAAAVGDDRNFRSTFAGLDSSRPSDILRRAVTGLGAGAGIIGRARAVGGFLAGGKEFQVAMSQANCEAGARLAQRVGIGGHVPAALAQVHERWDGKGIPNGVAGEDLELCARIGMLAHDVTVHRVTRTREEVRAMVRERAGGQHDPQIAGAFLGRSEEMLDRIESGSAWEAVMALEPSSSPWLPDSRTDAVCRALADFTDLKSPYMLGHSTGVAELAEAAAGALGLPPAEVAAVRRASLLHDLGRASVSNAIWEKPGPLSPAEWERVRLHGYYTERVLGVSPSLRRLARLAGSHHERLDGSGYFRGDPAALQTQQVRLIAAADAYHAKTEPRPHRPALPPAEAALWLAREAAEGRLDTDAVRAVLGSAGQPPAPWRRTLPAGLSEREAQVLRLAARGTPNKAIAAALFISENTVKTHMRHIQEKVGLSTRAGLALFAMEHDMFRPNNHPPG comes from the coding sequence ATGTCTACCGAATCCTCTTCGACCCTGCAGACGTTCGACCAAATCTGGCTTCCCGGCTGGTCGCTCGCCCGTTCGCGTAGCCGCGATCGCCTCAGGGCGCTCGGAGCGAAGGACTTCTGCCGCAGCCTGCAGGCCCGCTCAGCCAACGGCCGCTCCCAGTCCCAGCGCGACGCCGGAGAGTGTGTCGGGGAGCTGTTCGGACTACGGAATCGCTCAGCCGAACGGGCGCGGGGAGTGCAGACTTGCCTCATGGACTCGGGAGGCGGTTCGTCGATCAGGTTCGCGGAGCTGCTGGCGGCGTTGTCGCTGGCGACGGATCTGGCCAACGGGTTCCCCGCGGAGAAGGGGCTGCGCAACTGCTTGCTTGCGGTCCTGATCGGGCAGGATCTCGGACTGGGCGAGGAGGAGCTGGCAGACGTGTACTACTTCGGGCTGCTGCGCTCTGTCGGGTGCACTTCCTTCGCCTTCGAGGAAGCCGCCGCGGTCGGCGATGACAGGAACTTCCGCAGCACGTTCGCGGGCCTGGATTCCTCCAGGCCCTCGGACATCCTGCGTCGGGCCGTCACGGGCTTGGGCGCCGGGGCAGGCATTATCGGGCGGGCACGGGCCGTGGGCGGGTTCCTGGCCGGCGGCAAGGAATTCCAGGTCGCGATGAGCCAGGCGAACTGCGAGGCGGGGGCGAGGCTTGCCCAGCGCGTGGGAATCGGCGGGCACGTCCCCGCGGCGTTGGCCCAGGTGCACGAGCGCTGGGACGGGAAGGGCATCCCGAACGGGGTCGCCGGAGAGGACCTCGAGCTGTGCGCGCGCATCGGGATGCTGGCCCACGACGTGACCGTCCACCGGGTAACCCGTACCCGCGAGGAGGTGCGTGCGATGGTGCGGGAGCGGGCGGGCGGCCAGCACGACCCCCAGATCGCCGGGGCGTTCTTGGGTCGCAGCGAGGAGATGCTCGACCGGATCGAGAGCGGTTCGGCGTGGGAAGCGGTGATGGCGCTGGAGCCCTCCTCGTCGCCGTGGCTGCCCGATTCGCGCACCGATGCGGTGTGCCGGGCACTGGCGGACTTCACCGACCTCAAGTCCCCCTACATGCTGGGGCACTCAACCGGGGTCGCCGAGCTGGCCGAGGCCGCGGCCGGCGCACTGGGTTTGCCTCCGGCCGAGGTCGCCGCCGTGCGGCGGGCCTCGCTCCTGCATGATCTGGGCCGGGCAAGCGTCTCCAACGCGATCTGGGAGAAGCCGGGCCCGTTGTCGCCGGCGGAGTGGGAGCGGGTCCGGCTGCACGGCTACTATACCGAAAGGGTGCTTGGCGTCTCGCCCTCGCTCCGGCGCCTCGCCCGACTGGCCGGCAGCCACCATGAGCGCCTCGACGGCTCCGGGTACTTCCGGGGAGATCCCGCCGCGTTGCAGACACAGCAGGTCCGGCTTATCGCCGCAGCGGACGCGTACCATGCCAAGACCGAGCCCCGACCGCATCGACCCGCCCTCCCGCCGGCAGAGGCGGCCCTTTGGCTGGCGCGGGAAGCGGCCGAGGGGCGCCTCGATACCGATGCGGTCAGAGCCGTGCTGGGCAGCGCGGGGCAGCCGCCAGCCCCATGGAGGCGCACCCTGCCCGCGGGCCTCTCGGAGCGCGAGGCCCAGGTGCTGCGTCTGGCGGCCCGCGGGACACCGAACAAGGCGATCGCCGCCGCACTGTTCATCTCCGAGAACACCGTGAAGACCCACATGCGGCACATTCAGGAGAAGGTCGGGCTCTCCACCCGGGCCGGCCTGGCGCTGTTCGCCATGGAGCACGACATGTTCCGCCCAAACAATCACCCGCCGGGGTGA
- a CDS encoding ester cyclase — protein sequence MNSTKEAADRHVSAFNAKDLDRFVGNETEDIEFVIPGGIILHGRDQVRDYMRLLWEAFPDLTITEAYQVVSADTAVTESTFRGTHTGVLRTPQGDIPPTGNSVQGRQVAVQRVRDGQVCSEHLYFDQMDFLGALGLEAHA from the coding sequence ATGAACAGCACCAAGGAAGCCGCCGACCGCCACGTCTCAGCGTTCAACGCCAAGGACCTGGACCGGTTCGTCGGCAACGAGACCGAGGACATTGAATTCGTCATCCCCGGCGGCATCATCCTTCACGGGCGAGACCAGGTCCGCGACTACATGAGGCTGCTCTGGGAAGCCTTCCCGGACCTCACCATCACCGAGGCCTACCAGGTGGTCTCCGCCGACACGGCGGTGACCGAGTCGACGTTCCGCGGCACGCACACGGGTGTGCTCCGCACACCTCAGGGGGACATCCCTCCTACTGGGAACAGCGTCCAGGGCCGCCAGGTCGCCGTGCAGAGAGTCCGAGATGGGCAAGTCTGCTCAGAGCACCTCTACTTCGACCAGATGGACTTCCTCGGCGCGCTCGGGCTCGAGGCGCACGCCTGA